From one Perca flavescens isolate YP-PL-M2 chromosome 19, PFLA_1.0, whole genome shotgun sequence genomic stretch:
- the eno3 gene encoding beta-enolase translates to MSITKIHAREILDSRGNPTVEVDLWTAKGLFRAAVPSGASTGVHEALELRDGDKSRYLGKGTVKAVDHVNKDIAPQLIAKNFSVVDQEKIDKFMLELDGTENKSKFGANAILGVSLAVCKAGAAEKGVPLYRHIADLAGNKNVILPVPAFNVINGGSHAGNKLAMQEFMILPVGAANFHEAMRIGAEVYHNLKNVIKAKYGKDATNVGDEGGFAPNILENNEALELLKSAIEKAGYPDKIIIGMDVAASEFYRSGKYDLDFKSPDDPARHISGEKLGDLYRSFIKGYPVLSIEDPFDQDDWENWSKFTASTDIQIVGDDLTVTNPKRIQQAVEKKACNCLLLKVNQIGSVTESIQACKLAQSSGWGVMVSHRSGETEDTFISDLVVGLCTGQIKTGAPCRSERLAKYNQLMRIEEELGDKAKFAGKDFRHPKV, encoded by the exons ATGTCTATCACTAAGATCCATGCTCGGGAGATCCTGGACTCCAGGGGAAACCCCACGGTGGAGGTGGACCTGTGGACAGCCAAAG gtctCTTCAGGGCAGCTGTTCCCAGCGGTGCATCAACTGGAGTCCATGAAGCTCTGGAGCTCCGTGATGGAGACAAGAGCCGCTACCTGGGCAAAG GTACCGTGAAGGCTGTGGATCACGTGAACAAGGACATTGCCCCCCAGCTGATTGCTAAG aaCTTCAGCGTTGTCGATCAGGAGAAGATTGACAAGTTCATGCTGGAGTTGGACGGCACTGAGAACAAAT ctAAGTTTGGTGCTAATGCTATCCTGGGCGTGTCCCTGGCGGTGTGTAAGGCTGGAGCAGCGGAGAAAGGAGTTCCTCTTTACCGCCACATCGCCGACCTGGCCGGGAACAAGAACGTCATCCTGCCGGTCCCG GCCTTCAACGTGATCAACGGAGGGAGCCACGCTGGGAACAAGCTCGCCATGCAGGAGTTCATGATACTTCCTGTCGGCGCCGCCAACTTCCACGAGGCCATGAGGATCGGAGCTGAG GTCTACCATAACCTGAAGAACGTGATCAAGGCTAAGTACGGGAAGGACGCCACCAACGTGGGAGACGAGGGAGGCTTCGCCCCCAACATCCTGGAGAACAATGAGG ctctgGAGCTTCTGAAGTCAGCCATCGAGAAGGCCGGCTACCCCGACAAGATCATCATCGGGATGGACGTGGCGGCGTCCGAGTTCTACCGCAGCGGGAAGTACGACCTGGACTTCAAGTCACCTGACGACCCCGCTAGACACATCAGCGGAGAGAAGCTGGGAGACCTGTACCGCAGCTTCATCAAGGGTTACCCCG TCCTGTCCATTGAGGATCCATTTGACCAGGACGACTGGGAGAACTGGTCCAAGTTCACCGCCTCTACAGACATCCAG ATCGTAGGAGACGACCTGACCGTGACCAATCCCAAGAGGATCCAGCAGGCGGTGGAGAAGAAGGCGTGCAACTGTCTGCTGCTCAAAGTCAACCAGATTGGCTCCGTCACCGAGTCCATTCAGGC GTGTAAGCTGGCCCAGAGCAGTGGTTGGGGTGTGATGGTCAGCCATCGCTCCGGAGAGACTGAAGACACCTTCATCTCTGACCTGGTGGTCGGACTCTGCACCGGACAG aTTAAGACTGGTGCTCCCTGCAGGTCAGAACGTCTCGCGAAATACAACCAGCTGATGAG GATCGAGGAGGAGCTCGGAGACAAGGCCAAGTTCGCCGGCAAAGACTTCCGCCACCCAAAAGTCTAA
- the pfn1 gene encoding profilin-1 produces MSWQAYVDSLTGPDSSGNKTIEDAAICGLAAGAESIWASSPGLSTMTADQIKKLAGNSSALRECGPSIGEMKCMLLTDDSENPSSYCMHLKASKNHGGFNICVGKAKTAMVIAKGKDGTAGNQVSTRVFPIVKYLRDAGY; encoded by the exons ATGTCGTGGCAGGCGTACGTAGACTCCCTGACAGGTCCTGACTCCAGCGGGAATAAAACCATCGAGGACGCCGCCATCTGTGGGTTAGCAGCCGGAGCAGAGAGCATCTGGGCCAGTTCACCAGGCCTCAGCACCATgacg gcgGACCAGATAAAGAAGCTGGCCGGTAACTCCAGTGCCCTGCGCGAGTGTGGTCCGTCTATAGGGGAAATGAAGTGCATGCTGCTCACAGACGACTCTGAAAATCCCAGCAGCTACTGCATGCACCTGAAGGCCTCGAAGAACCACGGAGGCTTCAATATCTGCGTCGGCAAGGCcaagacag CTATGGTCATAGCTAAAGGTAAAGACGGCACCGCCGGTAACCAGGTATCCACCCGGGTGTTCCCCATCGTTAAATACCTGCGAGACGCCGGCTACTGA